Part of the Lutra lutra chromosome 4, mLutLut1.2, whole genome shotgun sequence genome is shown below.
ATTTGTGATCTACTTTAGGTAATATCATCTCACCATAATTGGATCTTAGTACCCAGACATATTAAAACTCACTTTTAGAATACTTTGCAGCCACAGTAataagaaaagattttctttttgtgcttctgtttattttgttcaccTTGTCCAGATGTGGATGTCATTGAGTGCTCCTTGCAGTTCCCAGATGATGATTACTCCTGGTGGGACCTCTTCATGAAGATCTGTGTCTTCGTCTTTGCCTTTGTGATccctgtcatcatcatcatcatctgctACACCCTGATGATCCTGCGTTTGAAGAGTGTCCGACTCCTTTCTGGCTCCAGAGAGAAAGATCGCAACCTCCGTCGGATCACCAGGCTGGttctggtggtggtggcggtCTTTATCATCTGTTGGACCCCCATTCACATTTTCATCCTTGTGGAGGCTCTGGGGAATGCTTCTCACAGCACAGCTGCCCTTTCCAGCTATTATTTCTGCATTGCCTTAGGTTATACTAACAGCAGCCTGAACCCTATTCTCTATGcctttcttgatgaaaacttCAAGCGATGTTTCAGAGACTTCTGCTTTCCAATTAAGATGAGGATGGAGCGACAGAGCACTAGTAGAGTCAGAAATACAGTTCAGGATCCTACTTACATGAGGGATGTTGATGGGATAAATAAACCAGTATGACTAGTCATGGAGATGTCTTCTTACAGTTCTTCAGGAAGAGAAGAGTTTAATGATCTCGGGTTAACTCAGATTAGTACTGAAGTCTGAGATGGAAAGGTAGAATTTTTAACAAACTTTTAGAAATCTCATGGTCTGAAGTTGTAAGATGCAGGCTGGGTTAGCCACTCAGGTCTGTGGAAGTGTCAAAGCTGTAGGGATGGAGTATAAAGGATTTGAGTAAGCAAATTCAGCCTCTTTATAAGGCAAGGAAGCAAGGCTGACTCCCAGTTCCTTTGATGAACAAAGAAATAAGCCTTTTTCTTCTGATTACCTAGATTTAGTCCAGGACACATCTGCTGTGGCCTTTCTGTGCAGTGTGGTTCCAAAAGCTCTGTTTAGaaaaaaggacaaggaaaaaTTATTGGTTTCAGAGCTTAGTGGATGACCTATCCAGATGCTTTACATTGACAACAACAACctgaaaaaaacaagaaccatttcCAGGACATGTGCCTAGCTCACTTTATGCTATGTGGACACACATTTCATGTGGCTGTGTAGTGATGACTCTGGCTTAAGTATGGCTTGGACCCACACCTGAGGTGTCTGATGTTCATGTATAATAGGAAATTATCTTGATATTTATGAAGTTATTTAAACATGCAAAAGGTGATTTCCAACAtagtttaatttcttaaaaggCATAGTTCATTTCACAGCATGCTATTCAGATAATTTCATGATAAAGCATGTCCTGATatcaagaaatacaaaatggttTAAATACCACTgaagtatatatatttcatctGTAATTAATAGTATACATGCTAATAAGGGCTGGGCTTGCCCCCCAGTCAAGCACTTTCCTGAGGACATACTCACAATATCCCCTGAGTTATTAACAATTGATATGGAGACACTTTGTGGCAACAGGAGCTTCACTCTGGGAATTGGTCAAACACCGTCTTTGTCAGATGCCATCTTTTTCAGACCCTTGAGCACCATTTAGGCAATTCAGTGGTGCTTATAACTCATGTGTTAACAACcacaaaatattttactcattccCAGGTTGTTGACTTGACAGAATCCAATTTATACGCAACATCTCCTCATGAATATATAGCTTTACCAAACGTTCTTTATCTGTGGAGGGAGGGCATTTTGCTCATGTTAATCTTGGGCTAGGATTTTGTGGTTTTTGGCAGGAAGTAGAAATGTG
Proteins encoded:
- the OPRK1 gene encoding kappa-type opioid receptor isoform X2, which translates into the protein MKTATNIYIFNLALADALVTTTMPFQSTVYLMNSWPFGDVLCKIVISIDYYNMFTSIFTLTMMSVDRYIAVCHPVKALDFRTPMKAKIINICIWLLSSSVGISAIVLGGTKVREDVDVIECSLQFPDDDYSWWDLFMKICVFVFAFVIPVIIIIICYTLMILRLKSVRLLSGSREKDRNLRRITRLVLVVVAVFIICWTPIHIFILVEALGNASHSTAALSSYYFCIALGYTNSSLNPILYAFLDENFKRCFRDFCFPIKMRMERQSTSRVRNTVQDPTYMRDVDGINKPV